The following proteins come from a genomic window of Corynebacterium sp. P4-C1:
- a CDS encoding glycosyltransferase family 1 protein, which yields MSQPTHLVVGPDGHGVTEYALALAAVADAPVIRDEEFSSAPLPAGCIHTTFTDHLFGPSPDEAVGSLLTRVGGRALSVSFHDIPQPEEGEERFARRAPAYLRLAQACLDSGGVAVTNSDHEAHFFRSRGVDVSVVRLPIPRIDSSFAPEPGTVGVLGFLYPGKGYETLIDDLAGTDYRLRFLGSVSSGHENWAEGLLRRAADAGLDAEITGWLTDDELAAEMGCIAVPVCAHKHFSASGSLMTWLGAGRHVLATDSDYTREIDAWLPGRITLVDPAATGGWRAAVDAFSEPGPADPPSWTWDDVAAQWQTLWKSRA from the coding sequence ATGAGCCAGCCCACCCACCTCGTTGTCGGGCCCGACGGGCACGGGGTAACGGAGTACGCACTCGCCCTCGCTGCGGTGGCGGATGCCCCCGTAATCCGGGACGAAGAGTTCAGCAGTGCGCCGCTTCCGGCCGGCTGCATCCACACCACGTTCACCGACCACCTCTTCGGCCCCAGCCCCGACGAGGCGGTGGGCTCCCTCCTCACCCGTGTGGGTGGGCGCGCTTTAAGCGTCAGCTTCCACGACATTCCCCAACCGGAGGAGGGCGAGGAGCGTTTCGCCCGGCGCGCACCTGCTTACCTGCGCCTGGCGCAGGCGTGCCTCGACTCCGGCGGTGTAGCCGTGACCAACTCGGACCACGAGGCCCACTTCTTCCGCTCCCGCGGTGTGGACGTCTCCGTAGTGCGCCTGCCCATTCCCCGCATCGACTCCTCGTTCGCGCCCGAGCCGGGCACCGTAGGTGTGCTCGGCTTCCTCTACCCCGGTAAGGGCTACGAGACCCTCATCGACGACCTCGCAGGCACCGATTACCGCCTGCGGTTCTTGGGCTCCGTGTCATCAGGCCACGAGAACTGGGCCGAAGGCCTTCTCCGGCGCGCCGCCGATGCGGGACTCGACGCGGAGATCACCGGCTGGCTGACCGACGATGAACTCGCCGCCGAAATGGGCTGCATCGCGGTGCCAGTGTGCGCCCACAAGCACTTCTCGGCCTCCGGCTCGTTGATGACGTGGCTGGGGGCCGGCCGGCACGTGCTGGCCACCGATTCGGACTACACCCGTGAAATCGACGCGTGGCTGCCAGGGCGCATCACCCTCGTCGACCCGGCCGCGACCGGTGGGTGGCGGGCAGCCGTCGACGCTTTCTCGGAACCCGGCCCCGCCGATCCTCCGTCGTGGACGTGGGACGACGTCGCCGCGCAGTGGCAGACGCTTTGGAAGAGCCGCGCATGA
- a CDS encoding WcbI family polysaccharide biosynthesis putative acetyltransferase yields the protein MPFLTVVGNCQAESLRRLISSAGDVESTRIAPVHELEPEDMEWFADMLARTDILVTQPIRDDYRGLPVGTSQTLAQLPRSARHVIVPVLRYDGLMPYQAIIRDPADSSQDPPVIPYHDLRILAAAARGLDEPVSHRPAAEAYRRAADMSVEQLRSREQRHGSVLISDYLETAPVWHTVNHPDNATLAVVASRAREALGLGGDIELPDYEMLGELDAPIDAHAASALGTSVPDRDTWTRRGGGEIPWDEIVAAQLEHYRARPELVAHGLERHAERIAALELLS from the coding sequence ATGCCGTTTCTCACTGTCGTCGGTAATTGCCAGGCCGAGTCCCTGCGCCGTCTCATCTCATCCGCCGGGGACGTCGAGTCCACCCGCATCGCCCCTGTTCACGAGCTCGAACCGGAGGACATGGAATGGTTCGCCGACATGCTCGCACGCACCGACATCCTGGTCACCCAGCCGATCCGCGACGACTACCGCGGTCTGCCCGTGGGCACCTCGCAGACGCTGGCGCAGCTGCCCCGCAGCGCGCGCCACGTGATCGTGCCTGTCCTGCGTTACGACGGCCTCATGCCCTACCAGGCCATCATCCGCGACCCGGCGGACTCCTCTCAGGACCCGCCGGTGATCCCGTACCACGACCTACGCATCCTGGCCGCCGCCGCACGCGGGTTGGATGAGCCTGTCTCCCACCGCCCCGCCGCCGAAGCGTACCGTCGCGCGGCGGACATGTCCGTGGAGCAGCTCCGCTCCCGCGAGCAGCGCCACGGCTCAGTGCTGATCTCCGACTACCTGGAGACCGCCCCTGTCTGGCACACCGTGAACCACCCCGATAACGCGACACTCGCGGTCGTGGCTTCCCGCGCCCGTGAAGCTCTCGGCTTGGGCGGTGACATCGAGCTGCCGGACTACGAGATGCTCGGCGAGCTCGACGCACCTATCGACGCCCACGCAGCCTCCGCCCTCGGCACCTCCGTTCCTGACCGCGACACCTGGACCCGCCGCGGCGGCGGGGAGATCCCCTGGGACGAGATTGTCGCCGCCCAGCTGGAGCACTACCGCGCACGGCCCGAACTGGTCGCCCACGGTCTCGAGCGCCACGCCGAGCGCATCGCCGCACTGGAGCTTCTTTCATGA
- a CDS encoding glycosyltransferase, whose amino-acid sequence MSFHPDPDIDGNWWPHPALEAEWWDTPRDVDLVHIHFGYEHRTPEQLQELVDALPVPLVVTVHDLDNPHLSDPTDQERHRSNVGVLVRAAKQVVTLTESAAATIAQRYGREDVAVVGHPAVVKQPPDVEAEADAAIFLKSLRANAVADADFYRAIAARVPLTVYMHDVDATLQLHKELSLIDGITPVRHTPMNDHELHSAVASHRVCILPYVRGTHSGWLEMCRDLGVSVAVPDCGCYADQADTPEAVSVYRTGEGADAGRATAELLAAGPVPYRGDREAQLQDIKQIHAGIYAAALDAGAAR is encoded by the coding sequence GTGAGCTTTCACCCCGACCCCGACATCGACGGCAACTGGTGGCCGCACCCTGCGCTAGAAGCCGAGTGGTGGGACACGCCGCGCGATGTGGACCTGGTGCACATCCACTTCGGGTACGAGCACCGCACCCCGGAGCAGCTCCAAGAGCTGGTGGATGCGCTGCCGGTGCCGCTTGTCGTCACAGTGCACGATCTGGACAACCCGCACTTGTCGGATCCGACTGACCAGGAACGCCACCGCTCGAATGTGGGGGTGCTCGTCCGCGCGGCCAAGCAGGTGGTCACGCTCACCGAGTCCGCGGCGGCCACCATCGCGCAACGCTACGGGCGGGAGGATGTGGCGGTGGTGGGGCACCCGGCCGTGGTCAAGCAACCGCCCGATGTGGAAGCGGAAGCGGATGCCGCGATATTCCTTAAATCGCTGCGAGCCAACGCCGTCGCGGACGCGGACTTCTACCGCGCAATCGCCGCGCGTGTTCCGCTCACCGTGTACATGCACGATGTCGATGCGACCCTTCAGCTCCACAAAGAGCTTTCGCTTATCGACGGCATCACCCCCGTCCGTCACACCCCCATGAACGACCATGAACTGCACTCCGCTGTCGCCTCCCACCGAGTGTGCATTCTGCCGTACGTGCGGGGGACGCACTCTGGCTGGCTGGAAATGTGCCGCGACCTGGGTGTGAGCGTCGCAGTGCCTGATTGCGGCTGCTACGCGGACCAAGCGGACACGCCCGAGGCTGTGTCGGTGTACCGCACGGGCGAAGGCGCCGATGCGGGACGGGCCACGGCCGAGCTCCTCGCTGCCGGCCCGGTGCCGTACCGCGGCGACCGCGAGGCGCAACTCCAGGACATCAAGCAGATCCACGCCGGAATCTACGCGGCCGCTCTCGATGCGGGGGCCGCGCGATGA
- a CDS encoding glycosyltransferase family 4 protein — protein sequence MTITLTAADDLQSTPQLRIAFVAPARYPIREPYAGGLEAFCHTMVKALREEGHEVDFFAAKGSDGNVKGFELPGVDWGSSPERATDTGYPAGEKEREEQAFLRLREHLVEQQYDVVHNNSLSPAMFPSAASPEPLPMLTTLHTPQLPEIQEVVDAAGHLAGRFVAVSTTTARSWDMPSPVEVIPNGVNVRRWAAGPGGDGAVWFGRIVPEKGLHLAMDACRLLGLPLTIAGRKGDHAYFQEEIAPRLDGQLIRWVGELSHAELRRLVGRHAVCVVTPRWEEPFGLVAFEAMSCGTPVAAFDRGGMGELLADAPAVLVEPDDVVALAGAIHRALHTDRAAARRWVVENHSLTQTARRYVDLYREVVVR from the coding sequence ATGACGATCACACTGACCGCCGCTGACGACCTGCAGAGCACCCCTCAATTGCGGATCGCTTTTGTCGCGCCCGCGCGCTACCCCATCCGCGAGCCGTACGCCGGCGGCCTGGAGGCGTTCTGCCACACAATGGTCAAAGCCCTGCGCGAGGAGGGCCACGAGGTGGATTTCTTCGCGGCCAAAGGTTCGGACGGCAACGTGAAGGGCTTCGAGCTACCCGGGGTGGACTGGGGGTCCAGCCCCGAGCGCGCCACCGACACCGGGTACCCGGCCGGGGAGAAAGAGCGCGAGGAACAGGCGTTTCTGCGTCTGCGTGAGCACCTGGTGGAGCAGCAGTACGACGTGGTGCACAACAACAGCCTCAGCCCGGCGATGTTCCCCTCGGCGGCGTCGCCCGAGCCGTTGCCGATGCTGACCACGCTGCACACCCCGCAGTTGCCGGAGATCCAGGAGGTCGTGGACGCCGCTGGTCACCTGGCGGGGCGGTTCGTGGCGGTGAGCACCACGACCGCGCGCAGCTGGGACATGCCCTCCCCGGTCGAGGTCATCCCCAACGGCGTCAACGTCAGGCGCTGGGCAGCGGGGCCGGGTGGCGACGGCGCCGTCTGGTTCGGTCGGATTGTCCCGGAGAAGGGGCTGCACCTGGCCATGGATGCCTGCCGGCTGCTCGGCCTGCCGCTGACCATTGCAGGCCGGAAAGGCGACCACGCGTATTTCCAGGAGGAGATCGCCCCGCGGTTGGACGGTCAACTCATCCGCTGGGTGGGCGAGCTCTCCCATGCGGAGCTCCGCCGTCTCGTCGGACGTCACGCCGTCTGCGTGGTCACTCCCCGGTGGGAAGAGCCCTTTGGTCTGGTCGCTTTCGAGGCGATGTCCTGCGGTACGCCCGTCGCGGCTTTTGACCGCGGCGGCATGGGTGAGCTGCTTGCGGATGCCCCGGCTGTCCTCGTCGAACCCGACGACGTCGTGGCACTCGCTGGCGCGATCCACCGCGCGCTCCACACGGACCGCGCCGCAGCTCGCAGGTGGGTGGTGGAGAACCACAGCCTGACTCAGACTGCGAGGCGCTACGTTGATCTCTACCGGGAGGTGGTCGTGCGGTGA
- a CDS encoding galactosyltransferase-related protein: protein MSTGTNVIGIYSHHHGSGHIQRCRKIQHELRQMGWDAVILSTVPGADVVIADDAGHGHSGRAMTAGGTLHYAPYGNRGLRERFAAVASWVAENDPAAFYVDVSAEMCMFLRLMGVPVITLAMPGLRDDMPHQLAYRQSDAIIAAWPSWVPVPEHMRMHSDRLHLVGGITRLERPAAVSGAESNVERDPHHVVVMAGQGGSTWEPGDWAAVEQACPDYRFTFLTGENRVEDPTELIASAGVVVAAGGQNSIADIAHLGAPAVILPQPRPFIEQKASAQLLAREGLAVVPERFPAPEEWPEVLAAARALDTDWSRWETEGSARRAAEVVAAVADDPSDAKAAIVTLANADRVSHLTHQVNLAPEGTDHITVALADRDVLVKAVPKSHVVSVDGEEDGASTNAGSSHPNLARARNRGAAEAIARGNDVIVFLDADCVAGGDLVPLYMKALAQHPNAVVAGPVTYMGESELRTVRPDPHPARPNPPAGEVERAGDYNLFWSLSFACTAATWQTIVDSFGGFDEAFTGYGGEDTDFAWNLREHGIDLLWVGGAHAYHQWHPVSSPPWEHLDDILRNASVFHGKWGTWPMQGWLRAFEEAGAIALSDGSFKRTP from the coding sequence GTGAGCACGGGAACGAACGTGATCGGTATCTACTCGCACCATCACGGCAGCGGGCACATTCAGCGCTGCCGGAAAATCCAGCACGAACTGCGTCAGATGGGATGGGACGCGGTCATCTTGTCCACTGTGCCGGGCGCTGACGTCGTCATCGCGGATGATGCTGGACACGGCCATTCCGGCCGCGCCATGACCGCCGGCGGGACACTCCACTACGCCCCGTACGGTAACCGCGGGTTGCGGGAGCGTTTCGCCGCCGTCGCGTCCTGGGTGGCGGAGAATGACCCGGCAGCATTCTATGTGGACGTCTCCGCGGAGATGTGCATGTTCCTGCGCCTCATGGGTGTTCCGGTGATCACGCTCGCGATGCCGGGGCTGCGCGATGACATGCCCCACCAGCTCGCCTACCGCCAGTCCGATGCCATCATCGCGGCGTGGCCGTCGTGGGTGCCGGTGCCTGAACACATGCGCATGCACTCGGACCGCCTCCACCTGGTCGGCGGCATCACCAGACTCGAGCGGCCCGCCGCAGTGAGCGGAGCGGAAAGCAATGTAGAGCGCGACCCGCACCACGTCGTTGTCATGGCCGGCCAAGGAGGGTCGACGTGGGAGCCGGGGGACTGGGCGGCGGTGGAGCAGGCCTGCCCCGATTACCGCTTCACGTTCCTCACCGGGGAGAACCGCGTGGAGGACCCGACGGAGCTGATCGCCTCCGCGGGCGTCGTGGTCGCCGCGGGCGGCCAGAACTCCATCGCGGATATCGCCCACTTGGGCGCCCCGGCCGTGATTCTGCCGCAGCCCCGGCCGTTCATCGAGCAGAAGGCGTCGGCCCAGCTGCTGGCACGCGAAGGCTTGGCGGTCGTACCCGAGCGCTTCCCGGCACCGGAAGAATGGCCGGAGGTGCTCGCCGCCGCCCGCGCCTTGGATACGGACTGGTCGCGGTGGGAGACCGAAGGGTCCGCGCGCCGGGCTGCCGAGGTCGTCGCCGCGGTCGCAGACGACCCCTCGGACGCAAAAGCAGCCATAGTGACGCTTGCCAACGCTGACCGCGTCAGCCACCTCACCCACCAGGTCAATCTCGCGCCCGAGGGCACTGACCACATCACAGTCGCGCTCGCCGACCGTGACGTCCTGGTGAAAGCAGTGCCGAAGAGCCACGTCGTGTCCGTCGACGGCGAGGAGGACGGTGCCAGCACCAATGCCGGCAGCAGCCACCCGAACCTCGCCCGGGCACGCAACCGCGGGGCAGCCGAGGCGATCGCGCGCGGAAATGATGTCATCGTCTTCCTCGATGCCGACTGCGTCGCCGGCGGCGATCTTGTCCCGCTGTACATGAAGGCGCTCGCGCAGCACCCGAATGCGGTGGTCGCCGGGCCGGTGACGTACATGGGGGAGTCGGAGCTGCGCACGGTGCGTCCCGACCCCCATCCAGCGCGCCCGAATCCCCCGGCGGGAGAGGTCGAACGCGCGGGGGATTACAACCTCTTCTGGTCCTTATCGTTCGCGTGCACGGCCGCGACGTGGCAGACGATCGTCGATAGCTTCGGCGGTTTCGACGAAGCCTTCACGGGGTACGGCGGGGAAGACACGGACTTCGCCTGGAACCTGCGCGAACACGGCATCGACCTGTTGTGGGTCGGTGGCGCGCACGCCTACCACCAGTGGCACCCCGTCTCTTCACCGCCGTGGGAGCACCTCGACGACATCCTGCGCAACGCCTCCGTCTTCCACGGCAAATGGGGCACGTGGCCCATGCAGGGGTGGCTGCGCGCCTTCGAGGAGGCAGGAGCAATCGCGCTTAGCGACGGCTCCTTTAAGCGCACCCCCTAA
- the efeB gene encoding iron uptake transporter deferrochelatase/peroxidase subunit, which yields MGKLNRRKFLALGGVGAAGAAAAACSKDGSSAGGSGSSGGDIDGAAHEEMIIDFAGDHQAGIISPMQNNLHFAAFDMDEKADRDDLIDLLTRWTEAARRLTLGGEVSSKGAFGGDENFPQDDSGEAFDLGPSALTLTFGFGRSLFRDQFGLAGKLPDEFTDMPPMTNDFLNRERSDGDLCIQACANDPQVATHAIRNLTRLAVPDAVLRWSQIGFGKAAVTTREATTPRNLFGQKDGTANIRAEDTDALDEHVWIPADSSQPWAAGGSYMTVRRIAMNIEVWDTLQLQEQERVTGRDKVEGAPLTGTDEFDEPDFTATDERGRPVIDHTSHLFNVHPDQNGGIRMLRRSFNFVDGSNDQGRLDAGLFFIAHTRTVDRFATVHQSLSRDDMFLEYLKTTNTGTYLIPPGVGETGFVGEKMFA from the coding sequence ATGGGCAAGCTCAACCGGCGCAAATTCCTGGCCCTCGGCGGTGTCGGCGCCGCCGGTGCGGCTGCCGCCGCCTGCTCCAAGGACGGCTCTTCCGCCGGCGGCTCCGGCAGTTCTGGCGGCGACATCGACGGTGCCGCCCACGAGGAGATGATCATCGACTTCGCGGGCGACCACCAGGCCGGGATCATCAGTCCGATGCAGAACAACCTGCACTTCGCGGCCTTCGACATGGACGAAAAGGCGGACCGGGACGACCTGATCGACCTGCTCACCCGCTGGACCGAGGCGGCACGCCGACTCACTCTCGGCGGTGAAGTGAGCTCCAAGGGCGCGTTCGGCGGCGACGAGAACTTCCCGCAGGATGATTCCGGGGAGGCGTTCGACCTCGGCCCGTCCGCGCTGACCCTCACGTTCGGGTTCGGGCGCAGCCTGTTCCGCGACCAGTTCGGTCTGGCGGGCAAGCTGCCGGACGAGTTCACGGACATGCCCCCGATGACCAACGACTTCCTCAACCGCGAGCGGTCCGACGGCGACCTATGCATCCAGGCATGCGCCAACGACCCGCAGGTGGCCACCCACGCCATCCGCAACCTGACGCGGCTGGCGGTGCCGGATGCGGTGCTGCGCTGGTCCCAGATCGGCTTTGGCAAAGCAGCCGTGACCACCCGCGAAGCGACCACCCCGCGCAACCTCTTCGGCCAGAAGGACGGCACGGCGAATATCCGCGCTGAAGACACCGATGCACTCGACGAGCACGTGTGGATCCCGGCGGATTCCTCGCAGCCGTGGGCGGCGGGCGGGTCGTATATGACGGTCCGGCGCATCGCCATGAACATCGAGGTCTGGGACACCCTGCAGCTCCAAGAGCAGGAACGCGTCACCGGCCGCGACAAGGTCGAGGGTGCACCGCTGACCGGCACCGACGAATTCGACGAGCCAGATTTCACCGCCACGGATGAGCGCGGCCGGCCCGTCATCGACCACACCTCGCACCTCTTCAACGTCCACCCCGACCAGAACGGCGGCATCCGTATGCTGCGCCGCTCGTTCAATTTCGTCGACGGTTCCAATGACCAGGGGCGGCTGGACGCGGGTTTGTTCTTCATCGCCCACACGCGCACCGTCGACCGGTTCGCCACCGTGCATCAGTCGTTGTCGCGCGACGATATGTTCCTCGAATACCTGAAGACGACGAATACGGGCACGTATCTCATCCCGCCCGGCGTGGGCGAGACCGGCTTCGTCGGCGAGAAGATGTTCGCTTGA
- the efeO gene encoding iron uptake system protein EfeO, which produces MKRSPALLAAAALTLPLAGCVENSSGDALDVQANEDSCKVATDSVESGTNTFSITNAGERVTEFYVLADDGLRVIAERENIAPGSTADLTVQLEPGSYYTACKPGLRGANVGQSEFTVTGEPIQHPESDEKRFNEARDNYVAFVQNEVEEMLPKVEEFAEAYAAGDDEKAKELYATTRVHYERIEPVAEALGVLDPRIDYREVDYIAEADELEKDDPTFTEWLGFHRIEKDLWPPAEDDKNADGSPAREDWEPSDPAKRREIADTLIADVEQLNTTVNAPNFIEDQDITVDFVSNGAMELLEEVATTKVTGEENWWSHKDLYDFQANIQGSRIAFDMVKGIATERGEEGQKLVDEIETRFNDIQELLDQYGSLESGFVDYDEVDSGEQAELTRSLDALREPLSNLTGTVLGLNVDAEVES; this is translated from the coding sequence ATGAAACGCTCCCCCGCCCTACTCGCCGCTGCCGCACTCACTCTGCCGCTCGCCGGGTGCGTGGAAAATAGCTCGGGCGACGCCCTCGACGTCCAGGCGAACGAGGATTCCTGCAAGGTGGCCACGGATTCCGTGGAGTCCGGAACCAACACATTCTCCATCACGAACGCCGGTGAACGCGTCACCGAATTCTATGTGCTCGCCGACGACGGGCTGCGCGTGATCGCCGAGCGCGAGAACATCGCACCAGGCTCCACCGCGGACCTCACCGTGCAGCTCGAGCCCGGCAGCTACTACACGGCCTGCAAGCCGGGTCTGCGCGGAGCGAACGTCGGCCAGAGCGAATTCACGGTGACGGGCGAGCCGATCCAGCACCCCGAGTCCGACGAGAAGCGCTTCAACGAGGCACGCGACAACTACGTCGCCTTTGTCCAGAATGAAGTCGAGGAGATGCTGCCCAAGGTCGAGGAATTCGCGGAAGCCTACGCAGCCGGCGACGACGAGAAAGCGAAAGAGCTCTATGCCACCACCCGCGTGCACTACGAGCGCATCGAGCCCGTCGCGGAGGCGCTCGGAGTGCTCGACCCGCGCATCGACTACCGCGAGGTGGACTACATCGCCGAGGCCGACGAGCTGGAAAAGGACGACCCGACGTTCACCGAGTGGCTCGGCTTCCACCGCATTGAGAAGGACCTGTGGCCGCCGGCTGAGGACGACAAGAACGCCGACGGCTCGCCCGCCCGCGAGGACTGGGAGCCGTCCGACCCCGCGAAGCGCCGCGAGATCGCGGACACGCTCATCGCCGACGTCGAGCAGCTGAACACCACCGTCAACGCCCCGAATTTCATCGAGGACCAGGACATCACCGTCGACTTCGTCTCCAACGGCGCGATGGAGCTGCTCGAGGAGGTGGCCACCACCAAGGTCACCGGCGAGGAGAACTGGTGGTCGCACAAGGACCTGTACGACTTCCAGGCCAACATCCAGGGCTCGCGCATCGCTTTCGACATGGTCAAGGGCATCGCCACCGAGCGCGGGGAGGAAGGCCAGAAGCTTGTCGACGAAATCGAGACCCGATTCAACGACATCCAGGAACTGCTCGACCAGTACGGCAGCCTCGAATCCGGTTTCGTCGACTACGACGAGGTCGATTCCGGCGAGCAGGCGGAGCTGACGCGTTCGCTCGACGCGCTGCGTGAACCGTTGTCCAACCTGACGGGCACCGTCCTCGGGCTCAACGTGGACGCGGAGGTGGAATCCTAA
- a CDS encoding FTR1 family protein — MFIAAFLVGLREGLEASLIVGMLFAAIARRGNDGGAAKAGRTVWVGVVSAAVICTALGALFTFGRYGLSFRAQEAIGGIMSLIAVAMITGMIVSLSNENGKLRTMLDDKTGAALAKGTQALFWLAFVAVAREGIELTLLLWGWTTTPSAVGGAFLGIGIAVVMGWLIYRGALKLDLGTFFTWSSALLIVVAAGILAYAVHDLQEAQFLPGPFSGAPIAPTHPRTGEVLTGFDSYPFWMASFPFGWAFNLEDVVDPAGITATLLQAFTGFMPQMSWLQVIAWFIYIAVIVPIFIKHVRAAKQGRVDKRESATDAVSAHEENARKVSL; from the coding sequence ATGTTCATTGCAGCATTCCTGGTCGGCCTGCGCGAAGGCCTGGAAGCATCACTCATTGTCGGTATGCTGTTCGCTGCCATCGCACGTCGCGGAAACGACGGCGGGGCCGCAAAAGCGGGCCGCACCGTGTGGGTCGGTGTCGTCTCCGCCGCGGTGATCTGCACCGCGCTCGGCGCCCTGTTCACCTTCGGGCGTTACGGCCTGTCGTTCCGGGCGCAGGAAGCGATCGGCGGCATCATGTCGCTCATCGCCGTGGCCATGATCACCGGCATGATCGTCTCTTTGAGCAACGAGAACGGCAAGCTCCGCACCATGCTCGACGACAAGACCGGGGCAGCGCTCGCCAAAGGAACGCAAGCGCTGTTCTGGCTCGCGTTCGTGGCCGTCGCCAGGGAAGGAATCGAACTGACGCTGCTGCTTTGGGGGTGGACCACCACTCCGAGCGCGGTCGGGGGCGCTTTCCTCGGCATCGGCATCGCCGTCGTCATGGGCTGGCTGATCTACCGCGGCGCACTGAAGCTCGACCTGGGCACCTTCTTCACCTGGTCCAGTGCGCTGCTCATTGTCGTCGCGGCGGGCATTCTCGCCTACGCCGTCCACGACCTCCAAGAGGCGCAGTTCCTCCCCGGCCCGTTCTCCGGCGCCCCCATTGCCCCGACGCACCCGCGCACCGGCGAAGTGCTCACCGGATTCGATTCCTACCCGTTCTGGATGGCATCCTTCCCGTTCGGGTGGGCGTTCAATCTCGAGGACGTTGTCGATCCGGCCGGCATCACCGCCACGCTGCTCCAGGCGTTCACCGGATTCATGCCTCAAATGTCCTGGCTGCAGGTCATCGCCTGGTTCATCTACATCGCCGTCATCGTCCCCATCTTCATCAAGCACGTGAGGGCGGCGAAGCAGGGGCGCGTCGATAAGCGTGAAAGCGCAACGGACGCTGTCTCCGCACACGAAGAAAACGCACGAAAGGTCTCACTATGA
- a CDS encoding enoyl-CoA hydratase-related protein: MSRELKGNITSLIDGTLALVRISNPAKRNALEPDSYWAIGDAVQAANADPAVRCIIVTGDEKSFCSGMDIEAFTAESSTEAAAHSLGGIEHMIGSITRADVPVIAAAEGAVAGVGASLACACDLIVAAESSFITLPFGRIGLMPDGGAVATLAASIGRHRTMQLVLLQERIPAADAVNFGLFADVTDDGVALDHAKQWAESFSTSPRGAIAQTKRAVNRVALPQLPGSLINEARFQTELLQSPGHAEGVAAFLERRAPKF; this comes from the coding sequence ATGTCGCGCGAGCTCAAGGGGAACATCACCTCGCTTATCGACGGCACCCTCGCCCTCGTCCGCATCTCCAACCCCGCCAAGCGCAACGCGCTGGAGCCGGACTCTTATTGGGCGATCGGCGATGCCGTTCAGGCGGCGAACGCCGATCCGGCGGTGCGCTGCATCATCGTCACCGGCGACGAGAAGTCTTTCTGCTCCGGCATGGACATCGAGGCGTTCACCGCCGAGAGCTCCACGGAAGCCGCCGCGCACTCACTGGGCGGCATCGAGCACATGATCGGCTCGATCACCCGCGCAGATGTGCCGGTGATCGCCGCCGCTGAGGGTGCCGTCGCCGGGGTTGGTGCATCGCTGGCCTGCGCGTGCGACCTCATCGTCGCGGCTGAATCGTCCTTCATCACCCTCCCCTTCGGGCGCATTGGACTCATGCCGGACGGCGGCGCGGTGGCCACCCTCGCCGCTTCAATCGGCCGCCACCGCACGATGCAGCTGGTCCTCTTGCAGGAGCGCATTCCGGCTGCCGACGCCGTGAATTTCGGCTTGTTCGCCGATGTCACCGACGACGGTGTCGCCCTCGACCACGCGAAGCAGTGGGCTGAGAGCTTCTCCACCTCACCGCGGGGCGCCATCGCCCAGACCAAGCGCGCTGTGAACCGGGTCGCGTTGCCCCAGTTGCCGGGCAGCCTGATCAACGAGGCGAGGTTCCAAACCGAACTGCTCCAAAGCCCCGGCCACGCCGAGGGCGTCGCCGCCTTCTTGGAGCGCCGCGCCCCGAAGTTCTGA